A section of the Arcobacter roscoffensis genome encodes:
- the dnaN gene encoding DNA polymerase III subunit beta — translation MRFIITKNIIENVIASMQPFLEKKDASAITSHIYLEIANTKLILKATDYEIGLESHIDSINEIEEGKATVNGSNLLGIIKRLKNEDIIFETTGNNLVIKQNKSIFKLPMYDASEYPNMLKDENLNKLDISTLNFINSIRKITPAVDNNNPKFELNGALIDVKNDKINFVATDTRRLAISHLQNIANNESQFIIPKKAIIEIQKLFIDEASISYDETNLVIQNSNSKFFTKLINGKFPDYERIIPSNLKYSLSLPKSQLVESIKLVTSLFSNIKISFTSNAIIFESLDEDSESQTQIDINLNIEENFYLAVNAKYLLDFLSMTNNENVTVGFNESNLPFYLEDEKFFTIVMPIVLEK, via the coding sequence ATGAGGTTTATAATTACTAAAAATATCATTGAAAATGTAATAGCTTCAATGCAACCTTTTTTAGAAAAAAAAGATGCTAGTGCAATTACATCACATATATATTTAGAGATTGCAAATACAAAATTAATTTTAAAAGCTACTGATTATGAAATAGGATTAGAGTCTCATATCGATAGTATTAATGAAATAGAAGAAGGTAAGGCAACCGTAAATGGTTCTAATTTACTTGGAATTATAAAAAGATTAAAAAATGAAGATATTATATTTGAAACTACAGGAAACAATCTTGTAATAAAACAAAACAAGTCTATATTTAAATTACCAATGTATGATGCATCTGAATATCCTAATATGCTAAAAGATGAAAATCTTAATAAACTAGATATATCTACATTAAACTTTATTAATTCTATTAGAAAAATAACACCAGCAGTTGATAACAATAATCCTAAGTTTGAATTAAATGGTGCACTAATAGATGTAAAAAATGATAAAATTAACTTTGTAGCAACAGATACTAGAAGACTAGCTATTTCTCATTTACAAAATATAGCAAATAATGAATCTCAATTTATTATCCCTAAAAAAGCTATTATTGAAATACAAAAACTTTTTATAGATGAAGCAAGTATCTCTTATGATGAAACAAATTTAGTAATACAAAATAGTAACTCTAAATTCTTTACAAAGTTAATTAATGGTAAATTCCCTGATTATGAAAGAATTATACCTTCTAACTTAAAATATAGTTTATCATTACCAAAAAGTCAACTAGTAGAGTCAATCAAATTAGTTACATCACTATTTTCAAATATCAAAATTTCATTTACATCAAATGCAATTATATTTGAATCTTTAGATGAAGATAGTGAATCACAAACACAAATAGATATAAATTTAAATATTGAAGAAAACTTCTATTTAGCAGTTAATGCAAAATATTTATTAGATTTCTTAAGTATGACAAACAATGAAAATGTTACTGTTGGATTTAATGAATCCAATTTACCATTCTACTTAGAAGATGAAAAATTCTTTACAATTGTAATGCCAATTGTTTTAGAAAAATAG
- the gyrB gene encoding DNA topoisomerase (ATP-hydrolyzing) subunit B — MSQEYGASNIKVLKGLEAVRKRPGMYIGDTNTNGLHHMVYEVVDNSIDEAMAGYCRNIKVTMTKDNWIRVEDDGRGIPVSIHPTENISAATVVLTVLHAGGKFDKDTYKVSGGLHGVGVSVVNALSSELKMTIHREGKIHYQEFSKGIPKAPLEVIGDAPRKTGTTIEFLADDSIFEVCDYHFDVLAKRFREVAYLNPFISITLENEKTKVKEVYHFEGGIKQFVTDLNKETPVCDAVSFSDKADDIEIDIALMYNTTYTEKTISFVNNIRTIDGGTHEAGFKAGLTRSIVKYLNNNANAREKDTKITGDDVREGLIAIVSVKVPEPQFEGQTKGKLGSSYVKPLCQKLTSECLDRYFEENPQQAKAVMDKALMAARGREAAKKARELTRKKDSMSVGTLPGKLAECQSKDPEVRELYLVEGDSAGGSAKQGRDRVYQAILPLKGKILNVEKSRLDKILKSDEIRNMITAMGCGIGEDFNEEKIRYHKVIIMTDADVDGSHIQTLLLTFFFRFLRPIVEKGYLYIAQPPLYRYKKGKNEIYLKDDTALSNFLIENGVENFSFAGLGTNDMIDLFKTVSRYRDMLQQLEKRYSLVEVLKHLIENPDLVKLEQMDLYEVVRGFLEDKGYNILTKNINSEMIQLFVQTNEGLEELIIDDELFASPYFSEATYIFSKLVERDISMFDGRDLIELLDEVEGLAKKGAYIQRYKGLGEMNPEQLWETTMTPEDRRLLRVKIDDAEAASDAFTLFMGDEVEPRRNYIEEHAKDVEHLDV; from the coding sequence ATGAGTCAAGAATACGGCGCTAGTAATATTAAAGTTTTAAAAGGTTTAGAAGCAGTTAGAAAAAGACCAGGAATGTATATTGGTGATACAAACACTAATGGTTTACATCATATGGTTTATGAAGTTGTTGATAACTCTATTGATGAAGCTATGGCTGGTTACTGTAGAAATATTAAAGTAACTATGACTAAAGATAATTGGATTAGAGTTGAAGATGATGGTAGAGGTATTCCTGTATCTATTCATCCAACAGAAAATATATCTGCTGCTACTGTTGTACTTACAGTATTACATGCAGGTGGTAAGTTTGACAAAGATACATATAAAGTATCAGGGGGATTACACGGAGTTGGTGTATCTGTTGTAAATGCATTATCTTCTGAACTTAAAATGACAATTCATAGAGAAGGAAAGATTCATTATCAAGAATTCTCTAAAGGTATTCCAAAAGCTCCTTTAGAAGTAATTGGTGATGCTCCTAGAAAAACAGGAACTACAATTGAGTTCTTAGCTGATGATTCTATTTTTGAAGTATGTGATTACCATTTTGATGTTCTTGCTAAAAGATTCAGAGAAGTTGCATATTTAAATCCATTTATTTCTATTACTTTAGAAAATGAAAAAACAAAAGTTAAAGAGGTTTACCATTTTGAAGGTGGTATTAAACAATTTGTAACAGATTTAAATAAAGAAACACCTGTATGTGATGCAGTTTCTTTTTCAGATAAAGCTGATGATATAGAAATTGATATTGCCCTTATGTACAATACTACATATACTGAAAAAACTATTTCATTTGTAAATAATATTAGAACAATTGATGGTGGTACACATGAAGCTGGTTTTAAAGCTGGACTTACAAGATCAATTGTTAAATATTTAAACAATAATGCAAATGCAAGAGAAAAAGATACAAAAATTACAGGTGATGATGTAAGAGAAGGTTTAATTGCAATTGTTTCTGTAAAAGTTCCAGAACCTCAGTTTGAAGGACAAACAAAAGGGAAACTTGGATCTTCTTATGTAAAACCTCTATGTCAAAAGCTAACAAGTGAGTGTTTAGATAGATATTTTGAAGAAAACCCTCAACAAGCAAAAGCTGTAATGGATAAAGCTTTAATGGCAGCGCGTGGTAGAGAAGCTGCTAAAAAAGCTAGAGAGCTTACTAGAAAAAAAGACTCAATGTCAGTTGGAACACTTCCTGGAAAACTTGCTGAATGTCAATCAAAAGATCCTGAAGTTAGAGAATTATACCTGGTGGAAGGGGATTCTGCGGGTGGTTCAGCTAAACAAGGTAGAGATAGAGTTTATCAAGCAATTTTACCACTTAAAGGTAAGATTTTAAATGTTGAAAAATCAAGACTTGATAAAATTTTAAAATCTGATGAAATTAGAAATATGATTACAGCTATGGGTTGTGGTATTGGTGAAGACTTTAATGAAGAAAAAATTAGATATCACAAAGTAATTATCATGACGGATGCGGATGTTGATGGATCTCACATTCAAACACTTCTTTTAACTTTCTTCTTTAGATTTTTAAGACCTATAGTTGAAAAAGGATATTTATATATAGCTCAGCCGCCATTATACAGATATAAAAAAGGTAAAAATGAAATTTATCTAAAAGATGATACAGCCTTATCAAACTTCTTAATTGAAAATGGAGTAGAAAACTTCTCTTTTGCTGGATTAGGAACAAATGATATGATTGATTTATTTAAAACAGTTTCTAGATATAGAGATATGTTACAACAATTAGAAAAAAGATACTCTTTAGTTGAGGTATTAAAACACTTAATTGAAAATCCTGATTTAGTAAAACTAGAACAAATGGATTTATATGAAGTTGTTAGAGGCTTCTTGGAAGACAAAGGTTATAATATTCTTACAAAAAATATTAACTCTGAGATGATACAGCTGTTTGTTCAAACAAACGAGGGGCTAGAAGAGCTTATTATTGATGATGAGCTGTTTGCATCACCTTACTTCTCTGAGGCCACATACATCTTCTCTAAGCTAGTTGAGAGAGATATCTCAATGTTTGATGGAAGAGATTTAATTGAATTACTAGATGAAGTAGAAGGCTTAGCTAAAAAAGGCGCATATATCCAAAGATATAAAGGTCTAGGTGAGATGAACCCTGAACAGTTATGGGAGACTACTATGACTCCTGAAGATAGAAGACTTTTAAGAGTTAAAATCGATGATGCAGAAGCTGCTTCTGATGCCTTTACACTATTTATGGGTGATGAGGTAGAACCAAGAAGAAACTATATTGAAGAACACGCAAAAGACGTTGAGCATTTAGACGTTTAA
- a CDS encoding DUF3010 family protein, translating to MKLCGVELKANNAIFSVFEKNDDDIIIYIDLKIKKITLDDDESSECVKEFTSKVNSFLQENQIEKLFIKKRAKKGNFAGGAVTFKMEGLIQLNSFCKTSLVSSQSVSSFEKKNMIEFPNELKKYQEGSYLTVLAAA from the coding sequence ATGAAGTTATGTGGAGTAGAATTAAAAGCAAATAATGCAATTTTTTCGGTATTTGAGAAAAATGATGATGATATTATAATTTATATTGACCTAAAAATAAAAAAAATCACTTTAGATGATGATGAGTCAAGTGAATGCGTAAAAGAGTTTACAAGTAAAGTAAATAGCTTTTTGCAAGAAAATCAAATAGAAAAACTATTTATTAAAAAAAGAGCAAAAAAAGGAAACTTTGCAGGTGGAGCTGTTACATTTAAAATGGAAGGACTTATTCAATTAAATAGCTTTTGCAAAACATCTTTAGTATCTTCTCAAAGTGTAAGTTCATTTGAGAAAAAAAATATGATTGAATTTCCGAATGAATTAAAAAAATATCAAGAAGGATCTTACCTTACTGTACTTGCAGCTGCCTAA
- a CDS encoding NAD(P)-binding domain-containing protein gives MEQKIYDIVIIGGGPGGIGTAIEASAHKIGEILLIEKTDNHSNTIRKFYKDNKRVDKDYKGQVTQLQGNVDFYDGTKETTLDYFDDLLDSEKIDSMFNTEVEKIVRETDDLLYIHTSSGLVKSRNAVISIGKMGKPNKPSYKIPPSIKANVNFNLDKCSSNEKILVVGGGNSAAEYAYDLADQSNNVTMVYRKAEFSRLNETNEEILHKYHGEEKLRLRMNTDIESLENDSGKVKVNFNDGFSVLYDRVIYAIGGTTPVDFLKSCGVEVNENNQPIFDEHQETSAKCVYVAGDIAFKSGGSIAIALNHGYHIVNNIIRKRGRIFSHTEKVASVLNPAN, from the coding sequence ATGGAACAAAAAATATATGACATTGTAATTATCGGTGGAGGTCCTGGTGGTATTGGTACTGCTATTGAAGCTTCAGCTCATAAAATTGGGGAGATATTACTAATTGAAAAAACAGATAATCACTCAAATACTATTAGAAAATTTTATAAAGACAATAAAAGAGTAGATAAAGATTATAAAGGTCAAGTAACACAACTTCAAGGAAATGTTGATTTTTACGATGGAACAAAAGAAACAACACTTGATTACTTTGATGATTTATTAGATAGTGAGAAAATTGACTCGATGTTTAATACAGAAGTTGAAAAGATTGTAAGAGAGACTGATGACTTATTATACATTCATACTAGTTCTGGACTAGTAAAATCTAGAAATGCAGTAATTTCTATTGGAAAAATGGGTAAACCTAATAAACCATCATACAAAATCCCTCCATCAATTAAAGCAAATGTTAACTTTAACCTTGACAAATGTTCTTCAAATGAGAAAATTTTAGTTGTTGGTGGTGGAAACTCTGCTGCTGAATATGCTTATGACTTAGCTGATCAAAGCAATAATGTAACTATGGTTTATAGAAAAGCAGAATTTTCAAGATTAAATGAAACAAATGAAGAGATTTTACATAAATACCATGGTGAAGAGAAATTAAGACTTAGAATGAATACTGATATTGAATCATTAGAAAATGATTCAGGAAAAGTAAAAGTAAACTTTAATGATGGTTTTTCAGTACTTTATGATAGAGTAATTTACGCAATTGGTGGAACAACTCCTGTTGACTTCTTAAAGTCGTGTGGTGTAGAAGTAAATGAAAACAACCAACCGATCTTCGATGAGCACCAAGAAACTTCTGCAAAATGTGTATATGTTGCTGGTGATATTGCATTTAAATCAGGTGGATCTATTGCAATCGCTTTAAATCACGGATATCATATTGTAAATAATATCATAAGAAAAAGAGGAAGAATCTTCTCTCACACTGAAAAAGTTGCTAGCGTTTTAAACCCTGCTAACTAA
- a CDS encoding nuclear transport factor 2 family protein, translating to MKLKNLLTIFLLIIGINTLASDLSNKEKTVLVLEKAFNKNQDRSVLKYVNDKKYIQHNLQAANGKNGLVGYLDYLKGKDIETKVIRVFEDNNYVVAQSLSRYENSYSHIIDIFRFENGLMVEHWDNIESIKNKDLINNFPTTIKDIEKTKSNKDIVKKHIKNKKYGRNHLLLGQGEFVLAVNETNSIDKEIALYELFFVKRNKIEKSWKIKEEILPKDKWQNSNGKF from the coding sequence ATGAAATTAAAAAATTTATTAACAATTTTCCTTTTAATTATAGGAATAAACACTTTAGCAAGTGACTTATCAAACAAAGAAAAAACAGTTTTAGTTTTAGAAAAAGCTTTCAATAAAAATCAAGATAGAAGTGTATTAAAATATGTAAATGACAAAAAGTACATTCAACATAATTTACAAGCAGCAAATGGGAAAAATGGATTAGTTGGGTATTTAGATTACCTAAAAGGCAAAGATATCGAAACAAAAGTAATAAGAGTATTTGAGGACAATAATTATGTTGTAGCTCAAAGTTTGTCGAGATATGAAAATAGTTATTCTCATATAATTGATATTTTTAGGTTTGAGAATGGCTTAATGGTAGAACACTGGGATAATATTGAAAGTATAAAAAATAAAGATTTAATAAATAACTTTCCTACAACTATAAAAGATATTGAAAAAACAAAATCAAATAAAGATATTGTAAAAAAACATATCAAAAATAAAAAGTATGGAAGAAATCATCTATTGTTAGGTCAAGGTGAGTTTGTTTTAGCAGTAAATGAAACAAATTCAATAGATAAAGAGATTGCACTTTATGAACTGTTTTTTGTAAAAAGAAACAAAATTGAAAAAAGTTGGAAAATTAAAGAAGAAATTTTACCAAAAGATAAATGGCAAAATAGTAATGGTAAGTTCTAA
- a CDS encoding AraC family transcriptional regulator: MEELLEVEFLDSLKDYGFEIASFNELFKNIDLNTHFMTKPHRIKFYHILYFTKSNDYHFIDFKNYKIEDNTLLFLSKDQVHSFSKTANYEGYVILLTDEFLKRNLLNLEKSMFNILLKPSILAKASSKYKFLFEELYKDYKNNSLYKEKLNSSLFNYIILKAQEDISKQNLANINEKYTLIYNKFKNHLYNNYNKNRSVNFYSDLLKITPKHLNVICKEHSKLNTKQIIDNYIILEAKRRLISTNKAIKEISYELGFIETTNFVKYFKKHTNISPSVFRQSHSI; encoded by the coding sequence ATGGAAGAATTACTAGAAGTAGAGTTTTTGGATAGTTTAAAAGATTATGGCTTTGAAATAGCAAGTTTTAATGAGTTATTTAAAAATATAGATTTAAATACTCACTTTATGACAAAACCTCATAGAATAAAGTTTTATCATATCTTATACTTTACAAAATCAAATGATTATCACTTTATTGATTTTAAAAACTATAAAATTGAAGATAATACTTTACTTTTTTTATCAAAAGATCAAGTTCATAGTTTTAGTAAAACAGCAAACTATGAAGGTTACGTGATACTTCTTACTGATGAGTTTTTAAAAAGAAACCTACTAAATTTAGAAAAATCTATGTTTAATATACTTCTTAAACCCTCAATTTTAGCAAAGGCGTCTTCAAAATATAAATTCTTATTTGAAGAACTTTATAAAGACTATAAAAATAATTCTTTATATAAAGAGAAACTCAATAGTAGCTTATTTAACTATATAATTTTAAAAGCTCAAGAGGATATCTCAAAACAAAACCTAGCAAATATAAATGAAAAATATACACTGATATATAATAAATTTAAAAACCATCTTTATAATAATTACAATAAAAACAGAAGCGTGAACTTTTATAGTGATTTATTAAAAATCACACCAAAACACCTAAATGTTATATGTAAAGAGCATTCAAAACTAAATACAAAACAGATAATTGACAACTACATAATCTTAGAAGCAAAAAGAAGACTTATAAGCACAAACAAAGCTATAAAAGAGATTTCATATGAATTAGGTTTTATAGAAACTACAAATTTTGTAAAATATTTTAAAAAGCATACCAATATTTCTCCTAGTGTTTTTAGGCAAAGTCATAGTATCTAG
- the queF gene encoding preQ(1) synthase produces MKYGEKEIIEFDINNEENFWPNTNDKNYIIDIELPEFMAKCPRSGYPDFATIKLQYTPNKKVIELKALKIYINTFMYREVSHENSANEIFDTLFENLQPKWMKVIADFKPRGNVHTVIEIDSAKM; encoded by the coding sequence ATGAAATATGGTGAAAAAGAGATTATTGAGTTTGATATTAATAATGAAGAGAATTTTTGGCCTAACACAAATGATAAAAATTATATTATAGATATTGAGTTACCAGAATTTATGGCAAAGTGTCCAAGAAGTGGATATCCTGATTTTGCTACAATAAAACTTCAATATACACCGAATAAAAAAGTTATTGAATTAAAAGCATTAAAAATTTATATTAATACTTTCATGTATAGAGAAGTTTCTCATGAAAACTCTGCAAATGAAATTTTTGATACACTTTTCGAAAACTTACAGCCAAAATGGATGAAGGTTATTGCAGATTTTAAACCAAGAGGAAATGTACATACAGTTATTGAAATTGACAGTGCAAAAATGTAA
- a CDS encoding helix-turn-helix domain-containing protein produces the protein MERLVTTSQAAQILGLSLQGVHYRIKKEQLKSIKKSGRTYVYISDEMERAASTNKVNVQAVQTPNTTNNSQTQKENEEHIQSIIEVKNEQILLLKDSMKWMKKQYKSEINRLEKNQKRIVKVFNSEIKLLQGAFNEMRTIYKNQPAQIQNIQASQTQQEQNIENKDLNLMTLQEFSVLMKKYNKTQKEIKIIIFKAIQDGDNRFIYNKRDKKLLILKSDFQDLV, from the coding sequence TTGGAAAGATTAGTTACTACCTCACAAGCGGCTCAAATTTTGGGTCTTTCTTTACAAGGTGTACACTATAGAATAAAAAAAGAACAATTAAAATCTATCAAAAAATCAGGTAGAACTTATGTTTATATAAGTGATGAGATGGAAAGAGCTGCTTCAACAAACAAAGTAAATGTTCAAGCAGTTCAAACTCCAAATACTACTAATAACTCACAGACTCAAAAAGAAAATGAAGAGCATATACAATCTATTATAGAAGTAAAAAATGAACAAATTTTGCTTTTAAAAGACTCTATGAAATGGATGAAAAAGCAATATAAGTCAGAAATAAACAGATTAGAAAAAAATCAAAAAAGAATTGTAAAGGTGTTTAATTCAGAAATAAAGCTACTCCAAGGTGCTTTTAATGAAATGAGAACTATTTATAAAAATCAACCTGCACAAATTCAAAATATTCAAGCTTCTCAAACACAGCAAGAACAAAATATTGAAAATAAAGATTTAAATCTTATGACACTACAAGAGTTTTCAGTTCTTATGAAAAAGTATAATAAAACTCAAAAAGAGATAAAAATTATAATATTTAAAGCCATTCAAGATGGTGATAATAGGTTTATTTATAATAAAAGAGATAAAAAACTTCTAATTTTAAAATCAGATTTCCAAGATTTAGTGTAA
- a CDS encoding DMT family transporter — protein sequence MTNNFNLIGILSLVFAMFIWGSSFIALKAAMDDLAPFTVIFIRMLAASLCFVYFIKSFLKYDFTKKDIKFILLLAIFEPCLYFIFEAKALQLTSASQAGMIASLMPLITAMAAGYFLKEIITRKLILGSALAMIGVVSLSVNATTSASAPNPLLGNFLELLAMSCAAGYTIVARYLTHKFSALFITAIQAFIGAIFFFPFFIYEYFNTPMVFSVEALSWTLYLGVVVTLGGYGLYNFALTKLEASKTAVFVNLIPIFTLLLAYIILGEKLTNFELTASAVILAGVILSQMPPMKMPKIRRKKKI from the coding sequence TTGACAAATAATTTTAATTTAATCGGTATTTTATCGCTTGTTTTTGCGATGTTTATTTGGGGAAGTTCATTTATTGCTTTAAAAGCTGCTATGGATGACTTAGCACCTTTTACTGTAATCTTTATTAGAATGCTTGCAGCTTCTTTATGTTTTGTTTACTTCATAAAAAGTTTTTTGAAGTATGATTTTACAAAAAAAGATATAAAGTTTATTTTGCTATTAGCTATTTTTGAGCCATGCTTGTATTTTATTTTTGAGGCTAAGGCTTTACAGCTCACATCTGCTTCTCAAGCAGGAATGATTGCATCACTTATGCCTTTAATTACTGCAATGGCAGCTGGATATTTCCTAAAAGAGATTATTACAAGAAAACTTATTTTAGGTTCAGCTTTAGCAATGATTGGAGTTGTGAGTTTAAGTGTTAATGCTACTACTAGTGCTAGTGCACCAAATCCTCTATTAGGAAACTTTTTAGAGCTATTAGCTATGAGTTGTGCAGCAGGATATACTATAGTTGCAAGATATTTAACCCATAAGTTTTCAGCTCTTTTTATTACAGCCATTCAAGCATTTATTGGAGCAATATTTTTCTTTCCTTTCTTTATTTACGAGTATTTTAATACTCCTATGGTATTCTCAGTTGAGGCTTTAAGTTGGACTTTATATCTAGGTGTTGTTGTAACTTTAGGTGGTTATGGCTTATATAATTTCGCTTTAACAAAACTAGAAGCTTCAAAAACAGCAGTTTTTGTAAATTTAATTCCTATTTTTACTTTGCTTTTAGCTTATATAATTTTAGGAGAAAAATTAACTAATTTTGAACTTACAGCTTCAGCTGTAATTTTAGCAGGTGTTATACTTTCGCAAATGCCACCTATGAAAATGCCTAAAATTAGAAGGAAGAAAAAAATCTAA
- a CDS encoding YqaA family protein → MVYLTLFVSALVSATLIPFGSEALLIYDIKEGYNLYLLLFFATLGNSLGSIINYFLGLKGEEFLVRKKLLNKKRVLETKKYFDKYGFWCILLSWVPIIGDPITFIAGVLKFNLKLFILLIVIAKFSRYAFIAFLI, encoded by the coding sequence ATGGTTTATTTAACTCTTTTTGTATCAGCTTTAGTATCTGCAACACTAATTCCTTTTGGAAGTGAAGCATTATTAATTTATGATATAAAAGAGGGATATAACCTTTATTTACTACTTTTCTTTGCAACACTTGGAAACTCTCTTGGTTCTATAATAAACTATTTTTTAGGTTTAAAAGGGGAAGAGTTTCTAGTGAGAAAAAAGCTTTTGAATAAAAAAAGAGTTTTAGAAACTAAAAAGTACTTTGATAAGTATGGTTTTTGGTGTATTTTACTTTCATGGGTTCCAATAATAGGTGACCCTATTACTTTCATAGCAGGAGTTTTAAAATTTAATTTAAAACTCTTTATTCTACTTATAGTTATTGCTAAGTTTTCAAGATATGCTTTTATAGCTTTTTTGATTTAA
- a CDS encoding RluA family pseudouridine synthase gives MPFILKKIKAEKGKKLSLFLLQNLTIHHTKAQKYASRGRVFDENMKVLKPKDIIDTHYIYMAVFEGATRGLKPLIEFENFAIFDKPTNLMVHPISKNTKYSLLDEIRYHFGENANLIHRIDAETSGLVIVGKNKKSEKQLKDMFETKQYHKSYLAIVEGEIDKEVTIDSKLQKEGKNIGVRMSAGDEGKESCTIIKPIKYNSERNITLVEAQPITGRQHQIRVHLYSIGHRIIGDPIYGVNDDIAEAYLNKTLEQSIREKETKASRLWLHANYLEFTFQGVIYKIFSKNKDIINEFNS, from the coding sequence TTGCCATTTATTTTAAAGAAAATAAAAGCCGAAAAAGGTAAAAAACTAAGCCTTTTTTTGCTACAAAACTTAACTATACACCATACAAAAGCCCAGAAGTACGCTTCTAGAGGAAGAGTCTTTGATGAAAACATGAAGGTTTTAAAACCAAAAGACATAATAGATACACATTACATATACATGGCTGTTTTTGAGGGTGCTACGAGGGGTTTAAAGCCTCTAATTGAGTTTGAAAATTTTGCTATTTTTGATAAACCAACGAACCTTATGGTACACCCAATTTCTAAGAACACTAAATATTCATTGCTAGATGAAATTAGATACCATTTTGGAGAAAATGCAAACTTAATTCATAGAATTGATGCAGAAACATCAGGACTTGTAATTGTTGGAAAAAATAAAAAATCTGAAAAACAATTAAAAGATATGTTTGAAACAAAACAGTATCATAAATCATATCTTGCAATAGTTGAGGGTGAAATTGATAAGGAAGTAACTATTGATAGTAAACTTCAAAAAGAGGGTAAAAATATTGGTGTTAGAATGAGTGCAGGAGATGAAGGAAAAGAGTCATGTACTATTATAAAACCAATAAAATATAATAGTGAAAGAAACATTACTTTAGTAGAGGCTCAACCCATCACAGGAAGGCAACATCAAATTAGAGTTCATTTATACTCAATAGGACATAGAATCATAGGTGATCCTATATATGGAGTTAATGATGATATTGCTGAAGCTTATTTAAATAAAACTTTGGAACAAAGTATAAGAGAAAAAGAGACTAAAGCCTCAAGGCTTTGGCTTCATGCAAACTATTTAGAGTTTACTTTTCAAGGAGTGATTTACAAAATCTTCTCTAAAAACAAAGATATTATAAATGAGTTTAATTCTTAA